Proteins from a genomic interval of Sparus aurata chromosome 21, fSpaAur1.1, whole genome shotgun sequence:
- the ankrd33bb gene encoding ankyrin repeat domain-containing protein 33B isoform X1, with product MVSITEEQLEGSKVQENGVAGHMRLGETEFNTTKIAMDTPVMSITNVDENGYESEVSGEEDNADSEVDYTRNYWEDEDDIYQEFEELDFEALPDRSDTRSIASDDSFYPPDNSIMSFMYRSESPDSPQPISFFKACCNNNAIIVKIMIRQGVTEEEVRETDRNRRSGLIVACYHGYVDVVIALSQCPYLDVNWQDNEGNTALITAAQAGHMIISHYLLNYFPGLDIDRRNCHGFTALMKAAMQGRAEVVRALMLAGSDIQARDNGRNMTPREWALFTGRYETAYLMYRLMSKPCAEQFCDTFPMEWPMLEELVAKAQEPKSCWRHLINLLSCCPYRFYIKNKVNPVDDGVLDHMVQVTTSISSPFIATACRTVCPGSPPCIGKRRHAVQEILRRQRVAELKQMGPDRLNNYKRFFQNSRILLIPKARDRRSSLQPQLLSEVAAVSVVAIRRASLLPLHMLRRSSVRPGIVVPKVMLCKAPAPSFQPEKLRRSSNHNRLQIPKWDYKMKRIERKQQEEERRRLLPLIQKR from the exons ATGGTGTCAATAACAGAGGAACAACTTGAAGGTTCAAAGGTTCAAGAGAATGGAGTTGCCGGACACATGCGACTGGGTGAGACTGAGTTTAACACCACTAAAATTGCTATGGATACACCGGTCATGTCCATCACCAATGTTGACGAAAATGGGTATGAGTCTGAGGTGTCAGGAGAGGAAGACAATGCGGACAGCGAAGTTGATTACACACGAAACTATTGGGAGGATGAGGACGATATCTACCAGGAGTTTGAGGAGTTGGACTTCGAGGCCCTGCCGGATCGCTCGGACACGCGGAGCATTGCCTCCGATGATTCTTTCTATCCCCCAGATAATTCCATTATGTCCTTCATGTACCGCTCAGAGAGCCCTGACAGCCCACAGCCCATTTCCTTCTTTAAAGCCTGCTGCAACAACAACGCAATCATCGTCAAGATTATGATCAGACAAGGAGTGACCGAAGAGGAAGTTAGAGAGACGGATAGGAACAGAAGA TCCGGCCTGATCGTGGCGTGCTACCATGGCTACGTGGACGTGGTCATCGCCCTCTCTCAGTGCCCGTATCTTGACGTCAACTGGCAGGACAACGAGGGCAACACCGCTCTTATTACTGCAGCACAAGCAG GTCATATGATCATCTCTCACTACCTACTCAACTATTTCCCTGGACTGGACATCGATAGGAGGAACTGTCACGGGTTCACAGCTTTGATGAAGGCTGCCATGCAGGGCCGGGCTGAGGTTGTCAGAGCTCTCATGCTGGCTG GAAGTGATATTCAGGCACGGGACAACGGCCGCAATATGACCCCCAGGGAGTGGGCTCTCTTCACTGGTCGATACGAGACCGCCTATCTGATGTATCGGCTTATGTCAAAGCCCTGTGCTGAGCAGTTCTGTGACACCTTCCCCATGGAGTGGCCCATGCTGGAG GAGCTGGTGGCCAAGGCCCAAGAACCAAAGTCCTGCTGGAGGCATTTGATCAACCTCCTGTCCTGCTGCCCTTATAGGTTTTATATCAAAAACAAGGTTAACCCTGTGGATGACGGCGTTCTTGACCACATGGTCCAGGTCACCACCAGTATCTCCAGTCCATTCATCGCCACAGCTTGCCGCACGGTGTGTCCAGGCAGCCCGCCGTGCATCGGAAAGCGTCGTCACGCTGTCCAGGAGATCCTGAGGAGGCAGCGGGTGGCTGAGCTCAAGCAAATGGGCCCCGACAGACTGAACAACTACAAGAGATTTTTCCAGAACTCGCGGATCCTCCTCATCCCCAAGGCAAGGGATCGGAGGTCCAGCCTCCAGCCTCAGCTGCTGAGCGAGGTAGCCGCGGTGTCCGTGGTGGCTATTAGACGGGCAAGTCTCCTGCCTCTGCACATGCTGAGGCGAAGCAGTGTGCGGCCAGGCATCGTGGTGCCCAAAGTGATGCTCTGCAAAGCCCCGGCTCCGAGCTTTCAACCGGAAAAACTCAGAAGGAGCAGTAACCACAACCGGCTCCAGATCCCCAAATGGGACTACAAGATGAAGAGAATAgagaggaagcagcaggaggaggagaggagaagactGTTACCTCTGATACAGAAGAGATGA
- the ankrd33bb gene encoding ankyrin repeat domain-containing protein 33B isoform X2, with product MELPDTCDWSGLIVACYHGYVDVVIALSQCPYLDVNWQDNEGNTALITAAQAGHMIISHYLLNYFPGLDIDRRNCHGFTALMKAAMQGRAEVVRALMLAGSDIQARDNGRNMTPREWALFTGRYETAYLMYRLMSKPCAEQFCDTFPMEWPMLEELVAKAQEPKSCWRHLINLLSCCPYRFYIKNKVNPVDDGVLDHMVQVTTSISSPFIATACRTVCPGSPPCIGKRRHAVQEILRRQRVAELKQMGPDRLNNYKRFFQNSRILLIPKARDRRSSLQPQLLSEVAAVSVVAIRRASLLPLHMLRRSSVRPGIVVPKVMLCKAPAPSFQPEKLRRSSNHNRLQIPKWDYKMKRIERKQQEEERRRLLPLIQKR from the exons ATGGAGTTGCCGGACACATGCGACTGG TCCGGCCTGATCGTGGCGTGCTACCATGGCTACGTGGACGTGGTCATCGCCCTCTCTCAGTGCCCGTATCTTGACGTCAACTGGCAGGACAACGAGGGCAACACCGCTCTTATTACTGCAGCACAAGCAG GTCATATGATCATCTCTCACTACCTACTCAACTATTTCCCTGGACTGGACATCGATAGGAGGAACTGTCACGGGTTCACAGCTTTGATGAAGGCTGCCATGCAGGGCCGGGCTGAGGTTGTCAGAGCTCTCATGCTGGCTG GAAGTGATATTCAGGCACGGGACAACGGCCGCAATATGACCCCCAGGGAGTGGGCTCTCTTCACTGGTCGATACGAGACCGCCTATCTGATGTATCGGCTTATGTCAAAGCCCTGTGCTGAGCAGTTCTGTGACACCTTCCCCATGGAGTGGCCCATGCTGGAG GAGCTGGTGGCCAAGGCCCAAGAACCAAAGTCCTGCTGGAGGCATTTGATCAACCTCCTGTCCTGCTGCCCTTATAGGTTTTATATCAAAAACAAGGTTAACCCTGTGGATGACGGCGTTCTTGACCACATGGTCCAGGTCACCACCAGTATCTCCAGTCCATTCATCGCCACAGCTTGCCGCACGGTGTGTCCAGGCAGCCCGCCGTGCATCGGAAAGCGTCGTCACGCTGTCCAGGAGATCCTGAGGAGGCAGCGGGTGGCTGAGCTCAAGCAAATGGGCCCCGACAGACTGAACAACTACAAGAGATTTTTCCAGAACTCGCGGATCCTCCTCATCCCCAAGGCAAGGGATCGGAGGTCCAGCCTCCAGCCTCAGCTGCTGAGCGAGGTAGCCGCGGTGTCCGTGGTGGCTATTAGACGGGCAAGTCTCCTGCCTCTGCACATGCTGAGGCGAAGCAGTGTGCGGCCAGGCATCGTGGTGCCCAAAGTGATGCTCTGCAAAGCCCCGGCTCCGAGCTTTCAACCGGAAAAACTCAGAAGGAGCAGTAACCACAACCGGCTCCAGATCCCCAAATGGGACTACAAGATGAAGAGAATAgagaggaagcagcaggaggaggagaggagaagactGTTACCTCTGATACAGAAGAGATGA